ATGACTCAGTAGCAGTTGATGAACTAATTGATGTTGCTAGATTATCAGGAATTAAAGGTATGGATAGAACAAGTTTAAGTCATGCTCTTAACTCTAGAGCAATGGCAATAAAATTTGCTAAAAATAATAATAAAAAATATAGCGATTTAAATTTAATAGTAGCACATCTAGGTGGAGGAATAACTGTAAGTGTTCATGAAAAAGGAAGAATGATAGATATAGTTTCAGATGATGAAGGCTCATTCTCACCAGAAAGAGCAGGAAGAGTTCCTTGTAAAAAATTAATAGATAATTGTTTTTCAGGAAAATATACTCATAAAGAAATGTTAAAAATGATAAGAGGTAAAGGTGGTATAGTTTCTTATTTAAATACAGTTGATTTAAGAGAAGTAGAATCTATGATGAATGATGGAAATGAAGATGCTAAATTAGTACATGAAGCTATGGCTTATCAAGTTTCAAAATCAATAGGAGAACTAGCAACAGTTGTTGAAGGAAAAGTAGATGCAATTGTTATAACAGGAGGAATAGCACATTCTAAAGTTATGACTAATAATATTAAGAAAAGAGTAGAATTTATATCTCATGTTGAAATAATGCCAGGAGAAAATGAACTAGAATCATTATCATTTGGAGCTTTAAGGGTATTAACAGGAGAAGAAAATGCAAGAGAATATAGTGAAGAAGTGCTAGCTAATGCCTAAATATTATCAAAAA
Above is a genomic segment from Romboutsia lituseburensis containing:
- the buk gene encoding butyrate kinase, translating into MNYRILAINPGSTSTKIAVYDNEEQILVKGIDHLASDLEKYNRIQDQFDMRKEEVLKVLNENNIEINSLSAVVGRGGLLPPVKSGAYLVNNEMIDRLKNRPVVEHASNLGAIISYEIAKPLGINAYIYDSVAVDELIDVARLSGIKGMDRTSLSHALNSRAMAIKFAKNNNKKYSDLNLIVAHLGGGITVSVHEKGRMIDIVSDDEGSFSPERAGRVPCKKLIDNCFSGKYTHKEMLKMIRGKGGIVSYLNTVDLREVESMMNDGNEDAKLVHEAMAYQVSKSIGELATVVEGKVDAIVITGGIAHSKVMTNNIKKRVEFISHVEIMPGENELESLSFGALRVLTGEENAREYSEEVLANA